A genomic window from Streptomyces sp. NBC_00234 includes:
- a CDS encoding dienelactone hydrolase family protein, with amino-acid sequence MPTTTVQIPTADGRADAFAAFPDDGERHPGVLLYTDVFGVRPVLEERARELAGHGYYVLVPNLYYRHGPTPVIDLPGHIGTDIRPAVVDQLMPFVEKHTTERVLRDADAYLGFLTTRPEVGAGPVAVIGYCIGAVLAMRTAAAHPGQVAALAGFHPGFLVTDAPDSPHRLASGLAAEVHFGISENDMSPESLGELTRALDAAGVDYTAEIYPGTVHGFTMADTDAFNPAALQRHWDRLLALLGRTLTNS; translated from the coding sequence TTGCCCACCACGACAGTGCAGATTCCCACCGCGGACGGCCGGGCCGACGCCTTCGCCGCCTTCCCCGACGACGGCGAGCGACACCCCGGAGTGCTGCTGTACACGGACGTCTTCGGCGTGCGGCCCGTGCTGGAGGAAAGGGCCCGCGAACTGGCCGGGCACGGCTACTACGTGCTCGTGCCCAACCTCTATTACCGGCACGGCCCCACGCCGGTGATCGACCTTCCCGGGCACATCGGCACAGACATCCGGCCCGCGGTCGTCGACCAGCTGATGCCCTTCGTCGAGAAGCACACCACCGAGCGTGTCCTGCGCGATGCCGACGCCTATCTCGGGTTCCTCACCACCCGGCCCGAGGTCGGCGCAGGACCGGTCGCCGTGATCGGCTACTGCATCGGCGCCGTCCTGGCGATGCGCACCGCGGCCGCCCATCCCGGCCAGGTGGCCGCCCTCGCCGGATTCCACCCCGGGTTCCTCGTCACCGACGCGCCCGACAGCCCGCACCGCCTCGCCTCCGGGCTCGCCGCCGAAGTCCACTTCGGCATCTCCGAGAACGACATGTCGCCGGAGAGCCTCGGCGAGCTCACCCGGGCCCTGGATGCCGCAGGTGTCGACTACACCGCGGAGATCTACCCCGGCACCGTCCACGGCTTCACCATGGCCGACACCGACGCCTTCAACCCCGCCGCGCTGCAGCGCCACTGGGACCGCCTGCTCGCCCTCCTCGGCCGCACCCTGACCAACAGCTGA
- a CDS encoding sensor histidine kinase encodes MDRAPGPSVRLKLTLSYAAFLMIAGALLLAAVWVFLLRYVPEQALIVPGSTGNPTDGVFPVRSNLLHVFAPRAAAVLAFLLVLGLLGGWLLAGRMLAPLTQITDAARVAGDGSLSHRIRLKGRQDEFRELSDAFDSMLDQLESHVAEQQRFAANASHELRTPLAISRTLLDVARKDPTRDRGELVERLQAVNTRAIDLTEALLLLSRGDRGNVTRESVDLSLVAEEAAETLLPLAEQRRITLDVTGGAARTSGSAELLLRMVTNLVQNAIVHNLPAGGTVTVHTEVQGDTSVLRVENTGPRLPPDLVPTLTEPFQRGTERVRTDAYAGAGLGLAIVESIVRAHDGSLGLVPRPDGGLLVTVGLPSSPPGDSRSVRENL; translated from the coding sequence GTGGATAGAGCTCCTGGTCCGAGTGTTCGCCTCAAGCTCACCCTCAGCTACGCCGCCTTCCTCATGATTGCCGGCGCCCTGCTGCTCGCCGCGGTGTGGGTGTTCCTCCTGCGGTACGTCCCCGAGCAGGCGCTCATCGTCCCCGGTTCCACCGGCAACCCCACCGATGGTGTCTTTCCCGTCCGTTCCAACCTCCTGCACGTATTCGCTCCGAGGGCAGCCGCCGTCCTGGCGTTCCTGCTGGTACTCGGCCTCCTGGGGGGATGGCTCCTCGCCGGCCGGATGCTCGCGCCCCTCACGCAGATCACGGATGCGGCACGGGTTGCCGGGGACGGGTCGCTGTCCCACCGGATCCGCTTGAAGGGCCGCCAGGACGAGTTCCGTGAACTCTCCGACGCGTTCGACTCGATGCTCGACCAACTGGAGTCCCACGTCGCCGAGCAGCAGAGGTTCGCCGCGAACGCCTCCCACGAACTGCGCACCCCGCTGGCGATCTCGCGGACGCTCCTCGACGTCGCCCGCAAGGACCCCACGCGGGACCGGGGCGAACTCGTCGAACGCCTGCAAGCGGTCAATACGCGGGCGATCGACCTCACCGAGGCACTCCTGCTGCTCAGCCGCGGCGACCGCGGGAACGTCACCCGCGAGAGCGTCGACCTCTCCCTCGTCGCCGAGGAAGCCGCGGAAACCCTGCTGCCCCTCGCCGAACAGCGCCGGATCACGCTCGACGTCACCGGCGGGGCGGCCCGGACCAGCGGCTCCGCGGAACTCCTGCTGCGGATGGTGACGAACCTCGTCCAGAACGCCATCGTCCACAACCTCCCCGCAGGTGGCACCGTGACGGTTCACACCGAGGTGCAGGGCGACACGAGCGTGCTGCGGGTCGAGAACACGGGCCCTCGGCTCCCACCCGACCTCGTACCGACCCTCACCGAACCCTTCCAGCGCGGCACGGAGCGCGTACGCACCGACGCGTACGCCGGGGCCGGCCTCGGTCTGGCCATCGTCGAGAGCATCGTCCGGGCCCACGACGGGTCCCTCGGCCTCGTCCCCCGCCCCGACGGCGGTCTCCTCGTCACGGTCGGGCTGCCCTCGTCCCCACCGGGCGACTCCCGCTCCGTACGGGAGAACCTCTAG
- a CDS encoding GDSL-type esterase/lipase family protein gives MRFLFVGDSMTIGSSGDFTWRYRMWQHLEATLPGGYAIVGPRTELYDAGANAPVSYAYGDPAFPEAARRHLAGWGEGWLHMAPAIADVVTTTRADVLLVSLGLIDLGFYTDSEQTAANARAFIAAARAANPHVRMVLLPVIPNIRAESDAPFAAECDRFNVLLAKAVADLDQPMSPVLLASRPTAYDIHEDTYDGTHPGPSGEHRLAGAFADAMHQAWGVGGPYAAG, from the coding sequence ATGCGTTTTCTCTTCGTCGGCGACTCCATGACCATCGGGAGCTCCGGCGACTTCACCTGGCGCTACCGGATGTGGCAGCACCTCGAAGCGACGCTGCCCGGCGGATACGCGATCGTCGGCCCGCGCACCGAGCTGTACGACGCCGGGGCGAACGCCCCCGTCTCGTACGCGTACGGCGACCCCGCCTTCCCCGAAGCCGCCCGCCGCCATCTGGCCGGCTGGGGCGAGGGCTGGCTCCACATGGCCCCGGCGATCGCGGACGTGGTCACCACGACCCGCGCCGACGTCCTGCTCGTCTCCCTGGGCCTGATAGACCTCGGCTTCTACACGGACAGCGAGCAGACCGCGGCGAACGCGCGGGCGTTCATCGCGGCGGCCCGCGCCGCCAATCCGCACGTCCGGATGGTCCTCCTGCCCGTCATACCGAACATCCGGGCCGAGTCCGACGCCCCCTTCGCCGCCGAGTGCGACCGCTTCAACGTGCTCCTCGCCAAGGCCGTGGCCGACCTCGATCAGCCGATGTCGCCCGTACTGCTGGCCTCGCGCCCGACCGCGTACGACATCCATGAGGACACGTACGACGGCACCCATCCCGGCCCGAGCGGCGAACACCGGCTGGCCGGCGCCTTCGCCGACGCGATGCATCAGGCATGGGGCGTCGGCGGACCCTACGCGGCCGGGTAA
- a CDS encoding TetR/AcrR family transcriptional regulator, whose protein sequence is MMDTRVKQRTGAAGGRVRSRVRQQLLDAGLELFGVQGYAHTTVGALCEEAGVPEEVFREEYDSLEGLLIALHSRVTTNGMRAAENVQLAEDIDECGPQERVRRLFDAYVDAVTRDPREARVTFVEVLGVSPAVDEHCRRWRDTWVEFYAAATERAVGRGEAVNTDHRADVIVMVNTIHELMAHHARRPRRARPEDVSGELTYLALTLLTAE, encoded by the coding sequence GTGATGGACACCAGGGTGAAGCAGCGGACCGGAGCGGCGGGGGGCCGGGTCCGGTCCCGTGTTCGCCAGCAACTGCTCGATGCGGGCCTTGAGTTGTTCGGTGTGCAGGGGTACGCCCACACGACGGTGGGCGCCTTGTGCGAGGAGGCCGGTGTGCCGGAGGAGGTGTTCCGGGAGGAGTACGACTCCCTGGAGGGCCTGCTGATCGCCCTGCACAGCCGGGTGACGACGAACGGGATGCGGGCGGCGGAGAACGTCCAACTGGCCGAGGACATCGACGAGTGCGGGCCGCAGGAGCGGGTGCGGCGGCTCTTCGACGCCTACGTGGACGCCGTGACGCGCGATCCCCGCGAGGCGCGCGTGACGTTCGTCGAGGTGCTGGGCGTGAGCCCGGCCGTGGACGAACACTGCCGGCGCTGGCGGGACACGTGGGTCGAGTTCTACGCCGCCGCGACGGAGCGGGCGGTGGGGCGGGGCGAGGCGGTGAACACGGACCACCGGGCCGACGTCATCGTGATGGTCAACACGATCCACGAACTCATGGCCCACCACGCCCGCCGCCCCCGCCGCGCGAGGCCGGAGGACGTGTCCGGCGAACTGACGTACCTGGCGCTGACGTTGCTGACGGCGGAGTAG
- a CDS encoding MarR family winged helix-turn-helix transcriptional regulator, with amino-acid sequence MSRAEAADVPDDGALKTPDRLRRWASRLLSQLTMRSDRLMTEGLARADARKWHYAVLASLEEHGPGSQAELSRRSGIYRSDMVGVLNELAERDLVERAPDPGDRRRNVITISSEGRRRLRRLDTVLDDLHDELLAPLNPDERAQFVHLLTRLLEHHTRTS; translated from the coding sequence ATGAGCAGAGCCGAAGCCGCGGACGTGCCCGACGACGGCGCGCTCAAGACGCCCGACAGGCTGCGCCGTTGGGCGAGTCGGCTGTTGTCGCAGCTGACCATGCGGTCGGACCGGCTGATGACCGAGGGGCTGGCCCGGGCCGACGCCCGCAAGTGGCACTACGCCGTGCTCGCCTCGCTGGAGGAGCACGGGCCGGGCAGCCAGGCGGAGCTGAGCAGACGCTCCGGCATCTACCGCAGCGACATGGTCGGCGTGCTCAACGAACTGGCCGAACGCGACCTCGTCGAGAGGGCGCCGGATCCCGGCGACCGGCGCCGCAACGTCATCACCATCTCCTCGGAAGGGCGCCGGCGGCTACGCCGCCTCGACACGGTCCTGGACGACCTCCACGACGAACTGCTCGCGCCGCTGAACCCGGACGAACGCGCGCAGTTCGTCCATCTGCTCACCCGTCTTCTGGAGCACCACACCCGGACCTCCTGA
- a CDS encoding response regulator transcription factor, with product MRVLIVEDEPYLAEAVRDGLRLEAIAADIAGDGDSALEMLRVNSYDLAVLDRDIPGPSGDEVARRIVASGSGIPILMLTAADRIDDKASGFELGADDYLTKPFELRELVMRLRALDRRRAYARPPVREIAGLRLDPFRREVFRDGRYVALTRKQFAVLEVLVAAEGGVVSAEELLERAWDENADPLTNAVRITVSALRKRLGEPWIIATVPGVGYRIDIEPGAGHAGGDRG from the coding sequence ATGCGCGTACTGATCGTGGAGGACGAGCCCTACCTGGCCGAAGCCGTCCGTGACGGCCTGCGGCTGGAGGCGATCGCCGCCGACATCGCAGGCGACGGCGACTCCGCTCTGGAAATGCTCAGGGTCAACTCCTACGACCTCGCGGTCCTCGACCGGGACATCCCCGGCCCCTCGGGCGACGAGGTCGCCCGGCGCATCGTCGCTTCCGGCAGCGGCATCCCGATTCTCATGCTCACGGCCGCCGACCGGATCGACGACAAGGCTTCCGGGTTCGAGCTCGGCGCCGACGACTACCTCACCAAACCGTTCGAGCTGCGGGAGCTCGTCATGCGGCTGCGGGCGCTCGACCGCAGACGCGCGTACGCCCGGCCCCCGGTCCGCGAGATCGCGGGCCTGCGGCTCGACCCCTTCCGCCGGGAGGTCTTCCGCGACGGACGCTACGTCGCCCTCACCCGTAAACAGTTCGCCGTGCTGGAAGTCCTCGTCGCCGCCGAGGGCGGGGTCGTCAGCGCCGAAGAGCTGCTGGAGCGGGCCTGGGACGAGAACGCCGACCCCCTCACCAACGCCGTGCGCATCACCGTCTCCGCACTGCGCAAACGGCTCGGCGAACCATGGATCATCGCCACGGTGCCCGGCGTCGGCTACCGGATCGACATCGAGCCGGGGGCCGGACACGCGGGAGGAGACCGTGGATAG
- a CDS encoding WD40 repeat domain-containing protein, producing MRAYLTASGAALLLVLTGAVPAVADDGADRSFTIEDPRITESSGLAASRLHPGVYWTHNDSEDGPYVYAVDSRTGKTVATITMQGVGEPRDVEGISIGPDGDLYVGDIGDNLDGSWDHVWIYRFPEPKQLRDATVRATQFDVTYADGARNAEALMVHPKTGRVYIASKNEDGGGLYEGPARLSTGGNNVFRRVGEVPWVTDGAFSPDGTQLVLRSYFSARGYAFENGRLGADHGVSAPFQGQAESVTYTADGSALMFGSEGSGSDVVRVDVDGGSGGDDTEAPSDAPGGGAATNGGSDGGANADGGEGGEKGSAALGAVIVAAAAVGALALRRRRRAG from the coding sequence ATGCGTGCCTATCTGACTGCTTCCGGTGCCGCCCTCCTGCTGGTCCTGACGGGGGCGGTCCCGGCCGTGGCCGACGACGGGGCCGACCGGAGCTTCACGATCGAGGACCCCCGGATCACGGAGTCCAGCGGCCTCGCCGCCAGCCGTCTCCACCCCGGCGTCTACTGGACGCACAACGACAGCGAGGACGGTCCCTACGTCTACGCCGTCGACTCCCGGACCGGGAAGACCGTCGCGACGATCACCATGCAGGGGGTGGGAGAGCCGCGCGACGTGGAAGGGATCTCGATCGGGCCGGACGGAGATCTGTACGTCGGTGACATCGGCGACAACCTCGACGGGTCCTGGGACCACGTCTGGATCTACCGCTTCCCCGAGCCGAAACAGCTGCGGGACGCCACGGTGCGCGCGACACAGTTCGACGTGACGTACGCGGACGGGGCGCGCAACGCCGAGGCGCTGATGGTGCACCCGAAGACCGGACGGGTCTACATCGCCTCGAAGAACGAGGACGGCGGCGGGCTGTACGAGGGGCCCGCCCGGCTCTCCACCGGCGGGAACAACGTGTTCCGACGGGTGGGCGAGGTGCCGTGGGTGACGGACGGGGCGTTCTCGCCGGACGGCACGCAGCTGGTCCTGCGGTCCTACTTCAGCGCGCGCGGGTACGCGTTCGAGAACGGCAGGCTCGGTGCCGACCACGGGGTGAGCGCACCGTTCCAGGGGCAGGCCGAGTCGGTGACGTACACGGCGGACGGTTCGGCGCTGATGTTCGGCTCGGAGGGGTCGGGCAGCGACGTGGTGCGGGTGGACGTGGACGGCGGGAGCGGCGGTGACGACACCGAGGCGCCGTCGGACGCTCCCGGGGGCGGCGCCGCCACGAACGGCGGGTCGGACGGGGGCGCGAACGCGGACGGGGGCGAGGGCGGCGAGAAGGGGAGTGCCGCGCTCGGGGCGGTGATCGTCGCCGCGGCGGCGGTCGGCGCGCTGGCGCTGAGGAGGCGCCGCCGGGCGGGCTGA
- a CDS encoding VanZ family protein translates to MDHNASLSAPPRRTRRIVLLGLAILGMAGAVFVVRGPLMMAAPRCMAGRWHGCFDTFNGVVLMTLVALPLAVLAVWALAHRRRAAGVTSAWRMSLAEVGMVHGTVPFVWMTMMPGAGAGVVPPRVSLVPLRDLVAMGPLGIVGNLLVFAALGFFAPMRFAALASVPRILALGAGCSVLVEAAQYVLDLDRVSSVDDVLVNAAGAVLAGLASRRWWRTAADGPSDRLRPAPALAGRGT, encoded by the coding sequence ATGGACCACAACGCATCCCTGTCGGCCCCGCCCCGCCGCACGCGCAGGATCGTGCTGCTCGGCCTGGCGATCCTCGGAATGGCGGGCGCTGTGTTCGTCGTGCGGGGGCCGCTCATGATGGCCGCTCCGAGGTGCATGGCCGGGCGGTGGCACGGCTGCTTCGACACGTTCAACGGTGTGGTGCTCATGACCCTGGTCGCGCTGCCGTTGGCCGTGCTGGCGGTGTGGGCTCTGGCGCACCGTCGGCGGGCCGCCGGCGTCACGTCGGCGTGGCGGATGTCGCTGGCCGAGGTGGGCATGGTCCACGGGACGGTGCCGTTCGTCTGGATGACCATGATGCCGGGCGCCGGGGCCGGTGTCGTCCCCCCGCGGGTGAGCCTGGTGCCGCTGCGGGACCTGGTCGCGATGGGGCCCCTCGGGATCGTGGGCAACCTGCTGGTCTTCGCGGCGCTGGGGTTCTTCGCCCCGATGCGGTTCGCGGCGCTTGCGTCCGTGCCGCGAATCCTGGCTCTCGGGGCGGGCTGCTCGGTCCTGGTCGAAGCCGCGCAGTACGTCCTGGACCTGGACCGGGTGTCCTCCGTGGACGACGTCCTGGTCAACGCCGCAGGCGCGGTGCTGGCCGGGCTGGCGTCGCGCCGCTGGTGGCGCACCGCGGCGGACGGGCCGTCCGACCGGCTTCGCCCGGCGCCGGCACTGGCAGGCAGGGGAACCTGA
- a CDS encoding ATP-binding protein, translating into MGAKKSGRRRAAGGQGYGGRGPGRPNDFRQGAFNGPVQGDGTQNNTYVQQYAPVPTALASLPPLPEEFTGRDHEIDDLMTLLDPARGTGPVAGAVAGLPGVGKTTLAHAVAHAAVGRDWFTGVQRINLRGYDPAPVRPEEALDALLRSLGVTAEHIPPTLSEREALYRSQLDALARRNERILLIADNASTAEQVRTLLPARPHAALITSRHTLPGIGARLKNLNTLQPEAAVDVLRKVLQVADPDDDRVDRSPTDAEELALACGYLPLALQITAALMAGDPGQPLAERVQALTTAGDRLSGLDDGERNLRAAFDQSADRLTPQEADLFRLISLNPGPDLSTTAATALADRPATEVDRLLTRLTQAHLLDRGALRGRWQMHDLVREYATEQARLHAARGRPTKRRYEQARARLLTYYLRMTDAASTHFRPPGSVALSGLFENRFQALDWMDAERSNLINATHMAHALGDTSTVMLLPNRLTHYLTWRRHFGELITLTGLALAAHRRVGDYYGEGQAWANLGAAMQQTRRHEEAIAALETARTIFEKSGDQEGISGVWSNLGVALQEVRRFEEAITAHETARTICRKAGNQHGEASAWGNLGVTLHEVGRYDEAITAHETARTIWRTIGDQHGEGSAWSNLGSTFHQVHRYEEAITAHETARTIHRTTGNQHAEGQALNNLGLSLQEVERYEEAITAHETSRTIYLDTSDRHGEAKAWNNLGTVLRALGRLDEALAAGNRAAELLIDTHDHFLTGQALREVATTLTAADGDPGQIRETWLRSAAAYEEAGTPEKAAKSRAKAAGPSPGEDTA; encoded by the coding sequence ATGGGCGCCAAGAAGTCCGGCCGGCGCAGGGCCGCCGGAGGGCAGGGGTACGGCGGGCGTGGTCCCGGCCGCCCCAACGACTTCCGGCAGGGCGCGTTCAACGGCCCGGTCCAGGGCGACGGGACGCAGAACAACACGTACGTGCAGCAGTACGCACCGGTGCCGACGGCCCTGGCCTCCCTGCCCCCGCTGCCGGAGGAGTTCACGGGCCGCGACCACGAGATCGACGACCTGATGACCCTCCTCGACCCGGCCCGCGGTACGGGGCCGGTGGCCGGTGCGGTCGCCGGACTCCCCGGCGTCGGCAAGACCACACTTGCCCACGCGGTCGCCCACGCGGCCGTGGGCCGCGACTGGTTCACCGGGGTCCAGCGCATCAACCTGCGCGGCTACGACCCCGCACCCGTACGGCCCGAAGAGGCCCTCGACGCCCTGCTGCGTTCCCTCGGGGTCACCGCCGAACACATCCCGCCGACGCTCAGCGAACGGGAAGCGCTCTACCGCTCCCAGCTCGACGCACTGGCGCGCAGGAACGAGCGCATCCTGCTGATCGCGGACAACGCCTCCACGGCCGAGCAGGTACGGACGCTGCTGCCCGCCCGCCCGCACGCCGCGCTCATCACCTCCCGCCACACCCTCCCGGGCATCGGCGCCCGGCTGAAGAACCTCAACACCCTCCAGCCCGAGGCGGCGGTCGACGTCCTGCGCAAGGTCCTCCAGGTGGCCGACCCCGACGACGACCGGGTCGACCGGTCTCCGACGGACGCCGAGGAACTGGCGCTGGCCTGCGGCTACTTGCCGCTCGCCCTGCAGATCACGGCCGCCCTGATGGCCGGCGACCCCGGCCAGCCCCTCGCCGAACGCGTCCAGGCGCTCACCACCGCGGGCGACCGGCTGTCCGGCCTGGACGACGGCGAACGCAACCTCCGCGCCGCCTTCGACCAGTCGGCCGACCGCCTGACCCCACAGGAGGCCGACCTCTTCCGCCTCATCAGCCTCAACCCCGGCCCCGACCTCTCCACCACGGCGGCCACCGCCCTGGCCGACCGTCCCGCGACGGAGGTGGACCGCCTCCTCACCCGGCTCACGCAGGCCCACCTCCTGGACCGCGGCGCGCTGCGCGGCCGGTGGCAGATGCACGACCTGGTACGCGAGTACGCGACGGAGCAGGCGCGCCTGCACGCGGCCCGGGGACGCCCCACGAAGCGCCGCTACGAACAGGCCCGCGCCCGGCTGCTGACGTACTACCTGCGCATGACGGACGCCGCCAGCACGCATTTCCGGCCGCCCGGATCGGTCGCCCTGTCCGGCCTGTTCGAGAACCGGTTCCAGGCCCTGGACTGGATGGACGCGGAACGCTCCAACCTGATCAACGCGACCCACATGGCGCACGCCCTCGGTGACACCTCGACGGTCATGCTGCTCCCCAACCGGCTGACCCACTACCTGACCTGGCGCCGCCACTTCGGCGAGCTCATCACCCTCACCGGGCTGGCGCTGGCGGCCCACCGACGCGTCGGCGACTACTACGGCGAAGGCCAGGCGTGGGCCAACCTCGGCGCCGCCATGCAGCAGACGCGCCGTCACGAGGAGGCGATCGCCGCACTGGAGACCGCCCGCACGATCTTCGAGAAGTCCGGCGACCAGGAGGGCATCAGCGGCGTCTGGAGCAACCTCGGGGTGGCGCTCCAGGAAGTGCGCCGCTTCGAGGAGGCCATCACCGCCCACGAAACGGCCCGCACCATCTGCCGGAAGGCCGGCAACCAGCACGGTGAGGCCAGCGCCTGGGGCAACCTCGGCGTCACGCTGCACGAAGTGGGCCGCTACGACGAAGCCATCACCGCCCACGAGACCGCCCGCACCATCTGGCGGACCATCGGCGACCAGCACGGCGAAGGCAGCGCGTGGAGCAACCTCGGATCGACGTTCCACCAGGTGCACCGGTACGAGGAGGCCATCACCGCCCACGAGACCGCCCGCACCATCCACCGCACCACCGGCAACCAGCACGCCGAAGGCCAGGCCCTGAACAACCTCGGCCTCTCCCTCCAGGAGGTCGAGCGCTACGAGGAGGCCATCACCGCCCACGAGACCTCGCGGACCATCTACCTGGACACCAGCGATCGCCACGGCGAAGCGAAGGCGTGGAACAACCTCGGCACCGTCCTGCGGGCCCTGGGCCGTCTCGACGAGGCACTCGCCGCGGGCAATCGGGCGGCGGAGCTCCTGATCGACACGCACGACCACTTCCTCACCGGACAGGCCCTGCGCGAGGTGGCCACCACCCTCACGGCGGCCGACGGCGACCCCGGACAGATCCGTGAGACGTGGCTCCGTTCGGCTGCCGCCTACGAGGAGGCGGGCACGCCCGAGAAGGCCGCGAAGTCCCGCGCGAAGGCCGCCGGACCGTCCCCGGGCGAGGACACCGCGTAA
- a CDS encoding winged helix-turn-helix transcriptional regulator has translation MGNAYNVMAATCPSRTVLHRIGARWTVFVVNALDDRPKRFTELKAHIRGITPKALTETLRAMEYDGLISRTEIPANPPHVEYALTDLGRSLLTPLRAVREWAESHVPDIERARAQADAQR, from the coding sequence ATGGGTAACGCCTACAACGTCATGGCCGCGACCTGCCCCAGTCGCACCGTTCTGCACCGGATCGGGGCGCGCTGGACGGTGTTCGTCGTCAACGCGCTGGACGACAGGCCGAAGCGATTCACCGAGCTCAAGGCGCACATCCGGGGGATCACACCGAAGGCGCTCACCGAGACGCTTCGCGCGATGGAGTACGACGGTCTGATCTCTCGCACGGAGATTCCCGCGAATCCCCCGCATGTCGAGTACGCCCTCACCGACCTCGGGCGGTCGCTGCTGACACCCCTACGTGCCGTCCGGGAATGGGCCGAGAGCCACGTCCCCGACATCGAACGCGCCCGCGCACAAGCCGATGCGCAACGGTAA
- a CDS encoding MFS transporter, which translates to MTTPHGAVRPSIARHGRFVAAIVIDSIGTGVFVPVSMLYFLATTPLTLVQVGAALTTAGLLALPAGPLIGGLADRYGAKPVLQAANLAQALGFAGYLLVDQTWQIVICAWLNSAGRAVSFSCYGVTVTALAAPGQRERWFGLLGSVRNLGYALGGLLCAVAISFGTHGAYTAIVVVNALSYVTAFLLMRAVPNIRPEAGQDAAGGWGHVLRDRRYLALVAHQLCFAISLFVLNIAIPVYAVDVLGLPGWTAGAVFTLNALMVGFGQGIVVGWLSGRIRSRVLVAGHACFAAGYLLFLAADRVAALALAVGVVLLGAGSYTFGEILGGPITSTVAAESAPDALRGRYLALNQLAVTVAGAVAPAALSGLLSIGAAAIWLTLVGVSALGATLATTIGKVVPAAQSRIGGV; encoded by the coding sequence GTGACTACTCCCCATGGCGCGGTCCGTCCCTCGATAGCCCGGCACGGCCGTTTCGTCGCAGCGATCGTCATCGACTCGATCGGCACCGGCGTCTTCGTCCCCGTTTCGATGCTGTATTTCCTGGCCACGACGCCGCTGACGCTGGTGCAGGTGGGCGCGGCACTGACGACGGCCGGGCTGCTGGCGCTCCCGGCTGGCCCTCTGATCGGAGGACTGGCCGACCGGTACGGCGCCAAGCCGGTACTGCAGGCGGCAAACCTGGCCCAGGCGCTCGGCTTCGCCGGATACCTCCTCGTGGACCAGACATGGCAGATCGTCATCTGCGCCTGGTTGAACAGTGCCGGGCGGGCGGTGTCGTTCAGCTGCTACGGCGTGACCGTCACGGCGCTGGCCGCGCCCGGCCAACGCGAGCGCTGGTTCGGTCTCCTGGGGTCGGTACGCAACCTCGGCTACGCACTCGGCGGCCTCCTCTGCGCCGTCGCCATCAGTTTCGGTACTCACGGCGCCTATACCGCGATCGTGGTCGTCAACGCCCTGTCCTATGTCACTGCCTTCCTTCTGATGCGGGCCGTGCCGAATATCCGTCCCGAGGCGGGCCAGGACGCTGCCGGAGGCTGGGGGCACGTGCTCCGGGACCGGCGGTACCTGGCACTGGTCGCGCATCAACTGTGCTTCGCCATCTCCTTGTTCGTGCTCAACATCGCGATACCGGTCTACGCCGTGGATGTGCTGGGACTGCCTGGCTGGACTGCCGGCGCGGTCTTCACGCTCAACGCCCTGATGGTCGGCTTCGGCCAAGGCATCGTCGTCGGGTGGCTCAGCGGGCGGATCCGCAGCCGCGTCCTCGTCGCCGGACACGCCTGCTTCGCGGCCGGCTACCTCCTGTTCCTCGCCGCCGACCGCGTGGCTGCGCTCGCCCTCGCGGTCGGCGTCGTGCTGCTCGGCGCAGGCAGCTACACCTTCGGTGAAATCCTCGGCGGCCCCATCACGTCGACGGTCGCCGCGGAGAGCGCCCCGGACGCTCTCCGCGGCCGGTACCTGGCCCTCAACCAGCTCGCCGTGACTGTCGCCGGAGCGGTCGCTCCGGCCGCACTCTCCGGGTTGCTGTCCATCGGGGCAGCCGCGATCTGGCTGACCCTGGTCGGCGTCAGCGCCCTCGGAGCCACGCTCGCCACTACGATCGGCAAGGTGGTGCCGGCGGCTCAGAGCCGCATCGGAGGCGTCTAG
- a CDS encoding DUF6281 family protein, protein MSWTRRSAGLLVAAAMVMSVAACTADGGGDGASCVAQYTYQDITYQDVGNVKFTLGKKLGVATEPPCEDTGGRGKSEEPAGSTETAYEVDGISPEVAIAVGGTPETARFFAVDSGSGLPPEVRKLIDGS, encoded by the coding sequence ATGAGCTGGACCAGGCGATCCGCCGGCTTGCTGGTAGCGGCGGCCATGGTGATGTCAGTAGCCGCGTGCACGGCCGACGGCGGTGGCGATGGAGCCTCCTGCGTCGCTCAGTACACCTACCAGGACATAACGTATCAAGACGTGGGGAACGTGAAGTTCACGCTCGGGAAGAAGCTCGGAGTCGCCACCGAACCGCCCTGCGAAGACACCGGCGGCCGGGGCAAGAGCGAGGAGCCGGCCGGTTCGACGGAGACTGCCTACGAAGTGGACGGCATCTCTCCCGAGGTCGCCATCGCCGTTGGGGGCACGCCGGAGACAGCCAGGTTCTTCGCCGTCGACTCCGGCTCAGGGCTCCCGCCCGAGGTGCGGAAACTGATCGACGGTTCCTGA